AGCCCCAGATTGACGTGGAAAAGCATCGCCAACAGCCAGGCGATCCAGAGGCTGCGCAGACGCAGGCCATGGTCGATGGCACTGGCCATGGGAAGCTGCACGATTCAGTCAGTCTGGCCCGCTGTACGCCTGCCGGTGTCGCAGCGGGTCGGATCGTCGTTCAGCTCTTTACATTGATCGGGCGGTGAATGGGCCCTTCCCCCCAGGCCGATCGTCATGACCTTCTCCACCTCGTCCCTGTCCCAGAACGCCGTCGCCACCGGCCCCGCCGGCAGGGCCATGGCCCAACCCATGGACGCCGGGCTGCTGGAGGGGCTGCAGGAACATCTGGGCCTGGAGCGCAAGGCCAGCTCCGCCTACTGGGCGATGGCCCTCTGGTTCGCCGAGCGGGAACTGCGCGGTTTCGCGGCCTACCTGATGCAGGAATCCCGTGGGGAGCAGCACCATGCCGCTCTGGTGGCCGATTACCTGCTCGCTCGCGGTCAGACGGTCGATCTGGGTGCTCTGCCCGCCCCTGGCCAGCAGTGGAGCGATGCCGAGGCGCTCCTGGCCGACGCCTTCCGGCTGGAAGCCGACGTCACCACATCCCTGCAGCTCCTCTATTCCATGGCCGAGCGTGCCGGCGATGTGCGCAGCACCGTCTTCCTCGACCCCCTGATTCAGGGCCAGATCGCTGCCGAGAACGAAGCTGCTCACCTGCTCGGTCGGGTCCGCTTCGGGCGTCTGGAGGCGGCGT
Above is a window of Cyanobium sp. AMD-g DNA encoding:
- a CDS encoding ferritin — encoded protein: MTFSTSSLSQNAVATGPAGRAMAQPMDAGLLEGLQEHLGLERKASSAYWAMALWFAERELRGFAAYLMQESRGEQHHAALVADYLLARGQTVDLGALPAPGQQWSDAEALLADAFRLEADVTTSLQLLYSMAERAGDVRSTVFLDPLIQGQIAAENEAAHLLGRVRFGRLEAASMLLIDGELAAGQQPAAALA